In Halorubellus sp. JP-L1, one DNA window encodes the following:
- a CDS encoding MBL fold metallo-hydrolase — MFERLSIPTPFQIGRVNAYVAGHTIVDPGPASEEAWSALLTALAEADLDPDDVEQVLVTHPHPDHFGLARRFRDRGARVLASEPAAGIIANFGDRLQYEQRYFQEFFQRHGMAQSTAKTVTELPEAFVQYAPDVDTDRVLDAADTVTVDGRTLDVGTTTGHAPGELTFAYDHDDERHAVVGDNVLPEITPNPLLQPPMEEGDDRPRVLPAFNDALAALRARDYDRLLPGHREVIDDPAARIDEILAAHEDRTENVRDLLDDPTTAVDVMNGLFEDLPATEQFSGMSEAVGHLDVLEARGEVERDERGGMVVYERT, encoded by the coding sequence GTGTTCGAACGACTCTCGATCCCGACCCCCTTCCAGATCGGGCGCGTCAACGCCTACGTCGCCGGCCACACCATCGTCGACCCCGGGCCCGCCAGCGAAGAGGCCTGGTCCGCGCTCCTCACCGCCCTCGCCGAGGCCGACCTCGACCCCGACGACGTCGAGCAGGTCCTCGTCACACACCCCCACCCCGACCACTTCGGGCTCGCGAGGCGGTTCCGCGACCGCGGCGCGCGCGTCCTCGCCAGCGAACCCGCCGCCGGCATCATCGCCAACTTCGGCGACCGACTCCAGTACGAACAACGGTACTTCCAGGAGTTCTTCCAGCGTCACGGCATGGCCCAGTCGACCGCCAAGACCGTCACCGAACTCCCCGAAGCGTTCGTCCAGTACGCCCCGGACGTCGACACCGACCGCGTCCTCGACGCCGCCGACACCGTCACCGTCGACGGCCGGACGCTCGACGTCGGCACCACGACCGGGCACGCCCCCGGCGAACTCACGTTCGCGTACGACCACGACGACGAACGCCACGCCGTCGTCGGCGACAACGTCCTCCCGGAAATCACTCCGAACCCCCTCCTCCAGCCGCCCATGGAGGAGGGCGACGACCGACCGCGCGTCCTCCCCGCGTTCAACGACGCCCTGGCGGCACTCCGCGCCCGCGACTACGACCGACTGCTCCCCGGCCACCGAGAGGTCATCGACGACCCGGCGGCACGGATCGACGAGATACTCGCCGCGCACGAGGACCGCACCGAGAACGTCCGCGACCTCCTCGACGACCCTACGACCGCCGTCGACGTCATGAACGGCCTCTTCGAGGACCTGCCCGCCACCGAGCAGTTCTCCGGCATGAGCGAAGCCGTCGGGCACCTCGACGTCCTCGAAGCCCGCGGCGAGGTCGAACGCGACGAACGCGGCGGCATGGTCGTCTACGAACGCACCTGA
- a CDS encoding PstS family phosphate ABC transporter substrate-binding protein codes for MAEDRRRFPAGASRRKFIATAGVAGVAALAGCMGDSLRGARRRREAATSTTSEATSTTSAGSDGPGPLTSDGSSTVYPIMNSGGSYWNANRPADDTEYWPHDEYGIDTEKNLADYWAGLYGFESGDSGEPPFRFTVALSHSGTGVEKVMSGQVDIGNSSGAVEDELPDRESYDAFTDHVVGVDGQPLVVSEEIAEAGVTKITGDELKGLYKGRITNWSELGGPDREIQVLGRVKGSGTRTSFVANVFGNPEEDTQVASRFGQNQRLAQAVAQADNAISYLALTFIDTDGVSPIALEWEGTTYSYQDDRNGLDSKDYPLSRDLHGYTWEGTSKKEAAFLRMILSDFGQDTFVKPNNYFALGKRRQEEQLAKLPEPSN; via the coding sequence ATGGCGGAAGACCGGAGGCGGTTCCCGGCCGGGGCATCGCGTCGCAAGTTCATCGCGACGGCCGGCGTCGCTGGGGTAGCGGCGCTCGCGGGGTGCATGGGCGACTCGTTACGTGGTGCACGACGCCGACGCGAGGCGGCCACGTCGACCACGAGTGAGGCCACGTCGACGACGTCGGCGGGCAGTGACGGCCCGGGGCCGCTGACGTCCGACGGCTCCTCGACGGTGTACCCGATCATGAACTCCGGTGGGTCGTACTGGAACGCGAACCGGCCCGCGGACGACACCGAGTACTGGCCGCACGACGAGTACGGCATCGACACCGAGAAGAACCTCGCGGACTACTGGGCTGGCCTGTACGGGTTCGAGTCCGGGGACAGCGGAGAGCCGCCGTTCCGGTTCACGGTGGCGCTCTCGCACTCGGGGACGGGCGTCGAGAAGGTGATGAGCGGGCAGGTCGACATCGGGAACTCGTCGGGCGCCGTCGAGGACGAACTCCCCGACCGCGAGTCCTACGACGCGTTCACCGATCACGTCGTGGGCGTGGACGGCCAGCCGCTCGTCGTCTCCGAAGAGATCGCCGAAGCCGGCGTCACGAAGATCACTGGCGACGAACTGAAGGGCCTCTACAAGGGCCGCATCACGAACTGGAGCGAACTCGGTGGCCCCGACCGCGAGATCCAGGTGCTCGGGCGCGTGAAGGGCTCGGGGACGCGGACGTCGTTCGTCGCGAACGTCTTCGGGAACCCCGAGGAGGACACGCAGGTCGCGAGCCGGTTCGGGCAGAACCAGCGCCTCGCGCAGGCGGTCGCGCAGGCCGACAACGCGATCAGTTACCTCGCGCTGACGTTCATCGACACCGACGGCGTGTCCCCGATCGCGCTGGAGTGGGAGGGCACCACGTACTCCTACCAGGACGACCGGAACGGCCTGGACTCGAAGGACTACCCGCTCTCGCGGGACCTCCACGGGTACACGTGGGAGGGGACGTCGAAGAAGGAGGCGGCGTTCCTCCGAATGATACTGAGCGACTTCGGGCAGGACACGTTCGTGAAGCCGAACAACTACTTCGCGCTCGGGAAGCGTCGCCAGGAGGAGCAGCTGGCGAAGCTCCCCGAACCGTCGAACTGA
- the pstC gene encoding phosphate ABC transporter permease subunit PstC, which translates to MSRDLTSNVRTTLLGRDASEGALLSVGLTALLLVATVGVFLVAPAYALPTLLAFVLVTTVAWVRNQAETARLLTLVATVSTVLTVSFITIYLFASAFPAVVERGASLFVLPVENGRTRWFFWLDALLPSSGTVWNPLSGAYSLIPTIWATVIVTTISAFVAGPLGLFGALFISEVASDGVREVVKPAVEVLAGIPSIVYGFIGFQVLNGFVQASFLDDGASFLIAGLVVGIMALPTVVSVAEDSLSSVPRSMKDGSVAMGATQWQTMKSISIPAAFSGISAGLILGLGRAVGETMAVAAIMAAGVGLANPLFDVFDQGATLTSLIATNYGSASESTLGVLFVAGVILFVIVAGMSVLSQYVERRMNEKLRGDA; encoded by the coding sequence ATGTCACGGGATCTCACGTCGAACGTTCGTACGACACTCCTCGGTCGGGACGCGTCCGAGGGCGCACTGCTCTCGGTCGGCCTGACCGCACTGTTGCTGGTCGCGACGGTCGGTGTGTTCCTCGTCGCTCCGGCGTACGCGCTCCCGACGCTCCTCGCGTTCGTGCTCGTCACGACCGTGGCGTGGGTGCGCAACCAGGCGGAGACCGCGCGGTTGTTGACGCTCGTCGCGACGGTGTCGACCGTGCTGACGGTGTCGTTCATTACGATCTACCTGTTCGCGAGCGCGTTCCCCGCGGTCGTCGAGCGCGGAGCCAGCCTGTTCGTGCTCCCCGTCGAGAACGGCCGGACGCGATGGTTCTTCTGGCTGGACGCACTGTTGCCGTCGAGCGGGACGGTCTGGAACCCGCTCTCGGGCGCGTACTCGCTCATCCCGACGATCTGGGCGACCGTGATCGTGACGACGATCTCGGCGTTCGTCGCCGGCCCGCTCGGGCTGTTCGGCGCGCTGTTCATCAGCGAAGTGGCGAGCGACGGCGTGCGCGAGGTCGTCAAGCCCGCGGTCGAGGTGCTCGCGGGCATCCCCTCGATCGTCTACGGCTTCATCGGGTTCCAGGTCCTGAACGGGTTCGTGCAGGCGTCGTTCCTCGACGACGGGGCGTCGTTCCTCATCGCGGGACTGGTCGTCGGCATCATGGCGCTCCCGACGGTGGTGTCGGTGGCGGAGGACTCGCTGTCGAGCGTCCCGCGGTCGATGAAGGACGGGTCGGTGGCGATGGGGGCGACGCAGTGGCAGACGATGAAGTCCATCTCGATCCCGGCGGCGTTCTCGGGGATCTCCGCGGGCCTCATCCTCGGACTCGGGCGTGCGGTTGGCGAGACGATGGCGGTGGCGGCGATCATGGCGGCGGGCGTCGGGCTCGCGAACCCGCTGTTCGACGTGTTCGACCAGGGCGCGACGTTGACGAGCCTCATCGCGACGAACTACGGGAGTGCCTCGGAGTCGACGCTCGGCGTGCTGTTCGTCGCCGGCGTCATCCTGTTCGTCATCGTCGCGGGGATGAGCGTGCTCTCGCAGTACGTCGAGCGACGGATGAACGAGAAGCTGCGGGGTGACGCATGA
- the pstA gene encoding phosphate ABC transporter permease PstA, with product MSDAYARDTTLVGADSRLYDRALDGVVALTVVGFALALMGIVQVVELAASGAALGESLLAVLAVTAGGVGVVAAFSWANVVPITSERVRGVAVGLVVSLVALTAVAYATGVTLASMLGWVLLFEAAVIVVAGVASRAGVVETTPDASAGLVAGFAFGVVGLALGAAVGGSLLGAGAVAWLAPAVVVGVALAALTILPREDVGSTLPAALVVGALGATIASAVLGVGWQWNPQAVSGGFTGGIVIPLFVLTGSLLSAWSAAKAREGFGAQGRQYGTFLVIDLNALMMLVVMAAIVVFVTIKGAGYAFHGFQVGAASALLATLPLLVLTVRRAKRPAGSPEWRSGARQLLRVLPLSAAGALAALFAYVAVTGRRLAYDFTYTVQVNRQPEVLDTSVAVTRSLVVGTPLVLVVGVALFAYFFRRYGSLDNVGEEFQSVARVRRAVPLVVGALVVLAAAFGVLGANPFGLTVLGETIAYWIVVAAAVAAMALAVAPLAAVLAGGDPAAVGERAVRFAPLVVVGALGGVSVLLASAFLESTARTVPNVSGVPVVAFAAFVAGLASLALAALTVAGARGVDETITERLLGEETTLSLAAAAGYVVVLGVHVAGTGVPFRVGPAAVATTGSLSWPMAMQAYIPLGVDPGGIFPAIVGTVWLVVGATAFAVPLGLGAAVFLTEYAEQGNFTNLVEIATNALWSTPSIVFGLFGAAFLIPRLGGDESLLAGMLVLGFMLLPLVLITSREAIKAVPAEYRDASAALGVDQWTTIRSVVVPAAMPGVITGVILGVGRIAGETAPLILVLGSTLNATEAVDVVGGFRFVAEPPFVVNDALTAASASLPTQVWAVISAGVSGSPSMGWASAFVLLMVVLSFYAVGITARTIFRRKLDYE from the coding sequence ATGAGCGACGCGTACGCACGCGACACGACGCTCGTCGGTGCGGACTCGCGACTGTACGATCGTGCGCTCGACGGCGTCGTCGCGCTGACGGTCGTCGGGTTCGCGCTCGCGCTCATGGGGATCGTGCAGGTCGTCGAGCTGGCGGCGAGCGGCGCCGCGCTCGGCGAGTCACTGCTCGCGGTGCTCGCGGTGACGGCCGGCGGCGTCGGCGTCGTCGCGGCGTTCTCGTGGGCGAACGTCGTCCCCATCACGTCCGAGCGCGTGCGCGGCGTGGCGGTCGGACTCGTCGTGAGTCTGGTGGCGTTGACGGCGGTCGCGTACGCGACCGGGGTGACGCTCGCGTCGATGCTCGGCTGGGTGCTCTTGTTCGAGGCGGCCGTCATCGTCGTCGCCGGCGTGGCTTCGCGTGCGGGCGTGGTCGAGACGACGCCCGATGCGAGCGCGGGCCTGGTCGCCGGATTCGCGTTCGGCGTCGTCGGGCTCGCGCTCGGTGCGGCAGTCGGTGGCTCGCTGCTCGGAGCGGGGGCGGTCGCGTGGCTCGCACCCGCGGTCGTCGTCGGTGTCGCGCTCGCCGCGTTGACGATCCTCCCTCGCGAGGACGTCGGGTCGACGCTGCCTGCGGCGCTCGTCGTCGGCGCGCTCGGTGCGACGATCGCGTCGGCGGTCCTCGGCGTCGGCTGGCAGTGGAACCCGCAAGCTGTCTCGGGCGGGTTCACGGGCGGGATCGTCATTCCGCTGTTCGTCCTGACGGGGTCGCTGCTGTCGGCGTGGAGTGCGGCGAAGGCGCGCGAGGGCTTCGGCGCGCAGGGCCGCCAGTACGGGACGTTCCTCGTCATCGACCTGAACGCGCTGATGATGCTGGTCGTGATGGCGGCCATCGTCGTGTTCGTCACGATCAAGGGCGCCGGGTACGCGTTCCACGGGTTCCAGGTCGGTGCGGCGAGCGCGCTCCTGGCCACGCTCCCGCTGCTCGTCCTCACCGTTCGGCGCGCGAAGCGACCGGCCGGGTCGCCCGAGTGGCGTAGCGGCGCCCGCCAGCTGCTCCGGGTGCTCCCGCTGTCGGCCGCTGGCGCGCTCGCGGCGCTGTTCGCGTACGTCGCGGTGACTGGGCGGCGACTGGCGTACGACTTCACGTACACGGTCCAGGTGAACCGGCAGCCGGAGGTCCTCGACACGAGCGTCGCCGTGACGCGGTCGCTCGTCGTCGGGACGCCGCTCGTCCTCGTCGTCGGCGTCGCGCTGTTCGCGTACTTCTTCCGGCGGTACGGGAGCCTGGACAACGTCGGCGAGGAGTTCCAGTCGGTCGCCAGAGTGCGTCGGGCCGTCCCGCTCGTCGTCGGCGCGCTCGTCGTGCTCGCGGCCGCGTTCGGCGTTCTCGGCGCGAACCCGTTCGGACTGACGGTGCTGGGCGAGACGATAGCGTACTGGATCGTCGTCGCGGCCGCGGTCGCCGCGATGGCGCTCGCGGTCGCCCCGCTCGCGGCCGTCCTCGCCGGTGGCGACCCGGCCGCGGTCGGCGAGCGCGCGGTGCGGTTCGCGCCGCTCGTCGTCGTCGGCGCGCTCGGTGGCGTGTCCGTCCTCCTCGCGAGCGCGTTCCTCGAGTCGACCGCGCGCACCGTCCCGAACGTCTCCGGCGTCCCGGTGGTCGCGTTCGCCGCGTTCGTCGCCGGTCTCGCCTCGCTCGCGCTCGCCGCGCTCACCGTCGCGGGAGCGCGCGGCGTCGACGAGACGATCACCGAACGACTGCTCGGCGAGGAGACGACGCTCTCGCTCGCCGCCGCGGCCGGGTACGTGGTCGTCCTCGGCGTCCACGTCGCGGGCACGGGCGTCCCGTTCCGCGTCGGGCCGGCCGCGGTCGCGACCACGGGATCGCTCTCCTGGCCGATGGCGATGCAGGCGTACATTCCACTCGGCGTGGACCCCGGCGGCATCTTCCCCGCGATCGTCGGGACGGTGTGGCTCGTCGTCGGCGCGACCGCGTTCGCCGTCCCGCTCGGCCTCGGCGCGGCCGTGTTCCTCACCGAGTACGCCGAGCAGGGGAACTTCACGAACCTCGTGGAGATCGCGACGAACGCCCTCTGGAGCACGCCGAGCATCGTGTTCGGCCTGTTCGGGGCGGCGTTCCTCATCCCGCGCCTGGGCGGCGACGAGTCGCTGCTCGCTGGGATGCTCGTCCTCGGGTTCATGCTGCTGCCGCTCGTCCTCATCACGAGTCGCGAGGCCATCAAGGCGGTCCCGGCCGAGTACCGGGACGCGAGCGCGGCACTCGGCGTGGACCAGTGGACGACCATCCGGAGCGTCGTCGTCCCGGCGGCGATGCCGGGCGTCATCACGGGCGTCATCCTCGGCGTCGGCCGGATCGCGGGCGAGACCGCGCCGCTCATCCTCGTCCTCGGGTCGACCCTGAACGCGACCGAGGCCGTGGACGTCGTCGGCGGGTTCCGGTTCGTCGCCGAGCCGCCGTTCGTCGTGAACGACGCGCTCACGGCGGCGTCGGCGAGCCTCCCGACGCAGGTGTGGGCGGTCATCTCGGCTGGCGTGAGCGGGTCGCCGTCGATGGGGTGGGCGAGCGCGTTCGTCCTCCTGATGGTCGTGCTCTCGTTCTACGCGGTCGGCATCACTGCACGAACGATCTTCCGGCGGAAACTCGACTATGAGTAA
- the pstB gene encoding phosphate ABC transporter ATP-binding protein PstB: MSKQESNFDDDDSTGTETASSKSSATVAGETAEETRESWTAYEFEGDAKVSVEDLNVWYGDDHALKDVSMDIPENSVTALVGPSGCGKSTYLRCLNRMNDRIKAARVEGSVQLDGTEIYDANANLVELRKRIGMVFQAPNPFPKSIKDNISYGPRKHGDIDTGLLARLFGRDDSDEELELVERALRQAALWDEVSDRLDDNALGLSGGQQQRLCIARALAVDPEVILMDEPASALDPIATSKIEDLVEELSKDYTVVIVTHNMQQAARISDQTAVFLTGGELVEYDDTDKIFENPESQRVEDYITGKFG; the protein is encoded by the coding sequence ATGAGTAAGCAAGAATCAAACTTCGACGACGACGACAGCACGGGAACCGAGACGGCGAGCTCCAAGTCCTCGGCGACGGTCGCGGGCGAGACCGCCGAGGAGACCCGCGAGTCCTGGACGGCGTACGAGTTCGAGGGCGACGCGAAGGTGAGCGTCGAAGACTTGAACGTCTGGTACGGGGACGACCACGCCCTGAAGGACGTCTCGATGGACATCCCCGAGAACTCAGTCACTGCGCTCGTCGGTCCCTCCGGCTGTGGGAAGTCGACGTACCTGCGATGCCTGAACCGGATGAACGACCGCATCAAGGCCGCGCGCGTCGAGGGGTCGGTGCAGCTCGACGGGACCGAGATCTACGACGCGAACGCGAACCTCGTCGAGCTCCGGAAGCGCATCGGGATGGTGTTCCAGGCACCGAATCCGTTCCCGAAGTCGATCAAGGACAACATCTCGTACGGCCCCCGCAAGCACGGCGACATCGACACCGGGCTGCTCGCGCGCCTGTTCGGGCGCGACGACAGCGACGAGGAGCTGGAGCTCGTCGAGCGCGCGCTCAGGCAGGCCGCGCTCTGGGACGAGGTCAGCGACCGCCTCGACGACAACGCACTCGGCCTCTCTGGCGGCCAACAGCAGCGTCTCTGCATCGCTCGCGCGCTCGCCGTCGACCCGGAGGTCATCCTGATGGACGAGCCCGCGAGCGCGCTCGACCCCATCGCCACCTCGAAGATCGAGGACCTCGTCGAGGAACTCTCGAAGGACTACACGGTCGTGATCGTCACGCACAACATGCAGCAGGCCGCTCGCATCAGCGACCAGACCGCGGTCTTCCTCACGGGCGGCGAACTCGTCGAGTACGACGACACGGACAAGATCTTCGAGAACCCCGAGAGTCAGCGCGTCGAGGACTACATCACCGGCAAGTTCGGATAG
- the dpsA gene encoding DNA starvation/stationary phase protection protein DpsA: protein MSTQKEVQKEAGSVGENPVRLDEEKAAQIIDALNTDLADAYVLYHQLHKHHWNVAGAEHRDIHVFLQEAYEEIELAADELAERAQAIGGVPHASMATLSENATVEPEDEDVYDIRTSLSNDLEMYGDIIESYRQHIELAEGLGDYATAEMLREHLEDLEEHTHVIDHYLEDDTLKVDASN from the coding sequence ATGAGTACACAGAAAGAAGTCCAGAAAGAGGCGGGTAGCGTCGGCGAGAACCCGGTACGGCTCGACGAGGAGAAGGCCGCACAGATCATCGACGCGCTCAACACCGACCTCGCAGACGCGTACGTCCTCTACCACCAGCTCCACAAGCACCACTGGAACGTCGCCGGCGCCGAACACCGCGACATCCACGTTTTCCTCCAGGAGGCCTACGAGGAGATCGAACTCGCCGCCGACGAACTCGCAGAGCGCGCACAAGCTATCGGTGGCGTCCCGCACGCCAGCATGGCGACGCTCTCGGAGAACGCGACCGTCGAACCCGAGGACGAGGACGTCTACGACATCCGCACGTCCCTCTCGAACGACCTCGAGATGTACGGGGACATCATCGAGAGCTACCGCCAGCACATCGAACTCGCGGAGGGCTTGGGCGACTACGCGACCGCAGAGATGCTCCGCGAACACCTCGAGGACCTCGAAGAGCACACCCACGTCATCGACCACTACCTCGAGGACGACACGCTCAAGGTCGACGCGTCGAACTGA